From a single Okeanomitos corallinicola TIOX110 genomic region:
- a CDS encoding serine/threonine-protein kinase yields the protein MTKQDLGDFTKEILLERYEVQQQLGKKAGRRTLLTRDLQTQELVVVKLLTFDDEFQWEDLKLFEREAETLKSISHPAIPRYLDYFELDAPNYKGFALVQSYIPAQSLETQIKAGRSFNEQEVKQLATALLEILKYLHSQQPPVIHRDIKPSNILLTNRSGNNVGDVYLVDFGSVQTIVRTNSTMTVVGSYGYMPPEQFSGKATPASDLYGLGATLIYLVTGQHPADLPQQDLVIQFKEFANITPHFSSWLQKMTQPILSQRMASADKALAALQRQQPRQNNQIHLPINNFDFTLEKPFASQIFFNQTTEFLEIIIPPQGGISKLGVMLIWYFISVIPIYITLIFFGPLLGILSTLLLPLHIFMLFFVVLMGKFGRKRLLINRKYISLSHELFGMRRYTTIPSARKNIIRLQRSITYYNMTPQPYLIIWAGLIKYEIHTSKDKMFSISTLELDWLAQELSDWLGLPIVQE from the coding sequence ATGACAAAACAAGATTTAGGTGATTTTACTAAAGAAATTTTATTAGAACGCTACGAAGTACAACAGCAATTAGGGAAAAAAGCTGGACGCAGGACATTACTAACTCGTGATTTACAAACACAGGAATTAGTTGTAGTTAAACTCTTGACATTTGATGATGAATTTCAATGGGAAGACTTAAAGTTATTTGAACGGGAAGCAGAAACCCTAAAATCAATTTCTCATCCGGCAATTCCCCGCTATTTAGACTATTTTGAATTAGATGCTCCCAACTACAAAGGATTTGCACTTGTGCAAAGCTATATTCCTGCTCAATCTTTAGAAACTCAAATAAAAGCAGGACGTAGTTTTAACGAACAAGAAGTTAAACAATTAGCAACAGCTTTACTAGAAATTCTCAAATATTTACACAGTCAGCAACCTCCTGTAATTCATCGTGATATCAAACCTAGTAATATCTTATTAACCAATCGTTCTGGTAACAATGTTGGTGATGTTTATTTAGTTGATTTTGGTTCAGTACAGACTATTGTCAGAACTAATAGTACCATGACTGTTGTTGGTAGTTATGGATATATGCCACCGGAACAATTTAGTGGAAAAGCTACTCCAGCTTCTGACCTTTATGGTTTGGGTGCAACTTTAATTTATTTAGTCACAGGTCAACATCCAGCAGATTTACCACAACAAGATTTAGTTATTCAATTTAAAGAATTTGCTAATATTACTCCTCATTTTAGTAGTTGGTTGCAAAAAATGACTCAACCAATTTTAAGTCAACGTATGGCTTCTGCGGATAAAGCATTAGCAGCTTTACAAAGACAACAACCAAGACAAAATAATCAAATTCATCTTCCTATTAATAATTTTGATTTCACTTTAGAAAAACCTTTTGCTAGCCAGATTTTTTTTAATCAAACTACTGAGTTTCTTGAAATTATTATTCCCCCCCAAGGAGGAATATCTAAATTGGGTGTAATGTTGATTTGGTATTTTATCTCAGTGATTCCAATTTATATAACACTAATATTTTTTGGTCCTCTGCTGGGTATTTTATCAACCTTATTACTTCCACTTCATATATTTATGTTATTTTTTGTGGTCTTGATGGGTAAATTTGGGAGAAAAAGACTTTTGATTAATAGGAAATACATTTCTTTATCTCATGAATTATTTGGGATGAGAAGATATACGACAATTCCTAGTGCGAGGAAAAACATTATTCGTTTACAACGTAGTATCACATATTATAATATGACTCCTCAACCTTATTTAATTATTTGGGCAGGATTAATAAAGTATGAAATTCATACTAGTAAGGATAAGATGTTTTCTATTAGTACCTTAGAACTTGATTGGTTAGCTCAAGAACTTAGTGACTGGTTAGGTTTACCAATTGTTCAGGAGTAA
- a CDS encoding ATP-binding protein: MTKQKISKKVSTALINSLGAGVVPRVGLEHIAVGREKELNSLLQNLNDISEGVAAFRFIIGNYGSGKSFILQMLRNRAMEQGFVVADADLSTGRRLAGSHNEGLATYRELMSHLATKTRPDGGALVAILEGWINKIQQEVVKETGMRPNDEGFDEQVETRIREVVHYIEDLVHGFDFGNVIIAYWRSYRLDDDELKNASLRWLRGEFNTKTEARTALGVRVIIDDETWYDYIKLLAKFVAEIGYKGLLILVDEAVNLYQISTTVTREKNYNRLLGMFNDTMQCKAEHLGIFIGGTSQFLEDPNRGLFADPAWRRRTKESRFVTQANTQEYLGPVIRLNPLSTTEILTLLQRLIEIHSLNFGYKPTLNDSNLQAFIQEITTRLGAEALLTPGEIVRDFISILNVLYQSSEIQFNELIHGTNFKPTVAGEDRNLDDNIAEFSL; the protein is encoded by the coding sequence ATGACAAAACAAAAAATATCAAAAAAAGTATCCACCGCTTTAATCAATTCCCTTGGTGCAGGAGTAGTCCCCAGAGTAGGACTAGAACACATAGCAGTAGGTAGAGAAAAAGAACTAAATAGTCTCCTCCAAAATCTGAATGACATATCAGAAGGTGTAGCCGCATTTAGATTTATAATTGGTAACTATGGTTCAGGTAAAAGCTTCATCTTACAAATGCTACGTAACCGAGCCATGGAACAAGGATTTGTAGTTGCAGATGCTGACCTATCCACTGGACGCAGACTAGCAGGAAGTCACAACGAAGGGTTAGCAACCTATCGAGAATTAATGAGTCATTTAGCTACAAAAACTCGACCTGATGGTGGTGCTTTAGTGGCAATTTTAGAAGGATGGATTAACAAAATTCAACAAGAAGTAGTCAAAGAAACAGGAATGCGTCCTAACGACGAAGGTTTTGATGAACAAGTAGAAACAAGAATTAGGGAAGTAGTTCACTATATTGAAGACTTAGTACACGGCTTTGATTTTGGTAATGTCATTATTGCTTATTGGCGTAGTTATCGCTTAGATGATGATGAATTAAAAAATGCCTCTTTGCGCTGGTTAAGAGGAGAATTTAATACTAAAACAGAAGCCAGAACAGCTTTAGGAGTGCGGGTAATTATTGATGATGAAACTTGGTATGACTACATTAAATTATTAGCTAAATTTGTCGCTGAAATAGGATATAAGGGATTATTAATTTTAGTAGATGAAGCCGTTAATTTATATCAAATTTCTACCACCGTTACCCGTGAGAAAAACTACAATAGATTGCTAGGAATGTTTAATGATACCATGCAATGTAAAGCCGAACATTTGGGTATTTTCATAGGTGGAACAAGCCAATTTTTAGAAGACCCAAATAGAGGACTTTTTGCTGACCCAGCTTGGCGTAGACGTACCAAAGAAAGCCGATTTGTCACCCAAGCCAACACACAAGAATATTTGGGGCCAGTGATTCGACTTAACCCATTATCTACTACAGAAATACTTACTCTTTTACAACGCCTCATAGAAATTCATAGTCTTAACTTTGGTTATAAACCAACATTAAATGACAGTAATTTACAAGCATTTATTCAAGAAATAACTACTCGTTTAGGTGCAGAAGCATTACTTACACCAGGGGAAATTGTCCGTGATTTTATTAGTATTTTGAATGTTCTTTATCAAAGTTCAGAAATTCAATTTAATGAATTAATTCACGGTACTAATTTTAAACCCACCGTTGCTGGTGAAGATAGAAATTTAGATGATAATATCGCAGAATTTAGCCTTTGA
- a CDS encoding TMEM14 family protein — MNLGIIAAFSYGILVLFGGIIGYIQVKSKVSLISGTISGLSIIIAAYCQLQGLTWGLTLAGFITGFLVIFFAFRFAKTRKFMPAGLMVIFGVLALVIMVNQIFSPQ, encoded by the coding sequence ATGAATTTAGGTATAATTGCCGCTTTTAGCTACGGCATTTTAGTCTTATTTGGTGGCATCATTGGCTACATTCAAGTTAAAAGTAAAGTTTCCCTCATTAGTGGTACTATTAGTGGTTTATCCATAATCATTGCTGCTTACTGCCAACTACAAGGACTCACCTGGGGTTTAACTTTAGCAGGTTTTATCACTGGATTTTTAGTAATTTTCTTTGCCTTTAGATTTGCTAAAACACGTAAATTTATGCCCGCAGGATTGATGGTTATTTTTGGTGTCTTGGCTTTAGTAATCATGGTTAATCAAATTTTCTCTCCTCAGTAG
- a CDS encoding ATP-binding protein → MSTVHTKVQFFQRQAASLLLYQSVLQGKVAIAFLDLLQAIRYTDADGRDCLQAYGNYFQALAASQQTWEEYLINQILIADNPFTRLAQQREFTDLPMALVAAAKHDLQVLQDLYECNSAVLSEWVQIISHLPVSPVVWYQEPEHPAIDSNLVEFWQQLETWGDAVSDLASYYHQHGTGLFAQYRAFRWQNEQLIGISYPDPVKLNTLVAYDWQKETLLKNTKFLLSGQPALHVLLYGSRGSGKSSLVKSLLNEYSKQNLRLIEVAKSELHHLPKIVEQLRGVPQKFIIFVDDLSFEEDDNAFKALKVVLEGGITARPENVVVYATSNRRHLIKEYFSDRPTPKDKEEVHGWDTMQEKLSFSDRFGLTLTFEAADQTTYLQIVQHLATQAGININQEDLEYKALQWATRHNGRSGRTAKQFIDFLKADLSAHNHKNQS, encoded by the coding sequence ATGTCTACCGTTCACACCAAAGTTCAATTTTTTCAGCGTCAAGCAGCATCTCTGTTACTTTACCAGTCAGTGTTGCAAGGCAAAGTAGCGATCGCCTTTCTAGATTTGCTACAAGCTATACGTTACACTGACGCAGACGGCCGCGACTGTCTCCAAGCATACGGTAATTATTTTCAAGCTTTGGCAGCCAGTCAACAAACTTGGGAAGAATACCTAATAAATCAAATTCTCATTGCCGATAACCCCTTTACTAGACTAGCTCAACAGCGAGAATTTACTGATTTACCAATGGCGTTAGTTGCAGCGGCAAAACATGATCTACAAGTATTACAAGATTTATATGAGTGTAACAGTGCAGTTTTGAGTGAGTGGGTACAAATTATATCTCATTTGCCAGTTTCTCCCGTTGTCTGGTATCAAGAACCTGAACATCCGGCAATTGATAGCAACTTGGTTGAATTTTGGCAACAGTTAGAAACTTGGGGGGATGCAGTTTCAGATTTAGCCAGTTATTATCATCAGCACGGAACAGGTTTATTTGCTCAATATCGGGCTTTTAGATGGCAAAATGAACAATTGATCGGTATTTCCTATCCAGATCCGGTTAAACTTAATACCCTGGTAGCTTATGACTGGCAAAAAGAAACCTTGCTAAAAAATACCAAGTTTCTACTGTCGGGACAACCAGCCCTACACGTATTACTCTATGGTAGTCGGGGTTCAGGTAAATCCTCTTTAGTAAAATCCTTACTAAATGAATATAGCAAACAAAATTTACGCTTAATTGAGGTCGCAAAATCTGAATTGCATCACCTACCGAAAATTGTCGAACAGTTGCGAGGAGTACCACAGAAATTTATTATCTTTGTAGATGACCTTTCCTTTGAAGAGGATGATAATGCTTTTAAAGCCTTGAAGGTAGTTTTAGAAGGAGGTATAACCGCTAGACCGGAAAATGTAGTAGTGTATGCTACATCTAACCGTCGCCACTTAATTAAAGAGTATTTTAGTGATAGACCTACCCCTAAAGATAAGGAAGAAGTTCATGGTTGGGATACAATGCAGGAAAAGCTTTCCTTTAGTGATCGCTTTGGACTGACCTTAACCTTTGAAGCCGCAGATCAAACAACATATTTACAAATAGTCCAGCACTTAGCAACACAAGCGGGCATTAATATTAACCAGGAAGATTTAGAATACAAAGCTTTACAATGGGCCACTCGCCACAATGGCCGTTCTGGCCGGACAGCAAAACAATTTATTGACTTTTTAAAAGCGGATTTATCTGCCCATAATCATAAAAATCAATCATAA
- a CDS encoding T3SS effector HopA1 family protein, with amino-acid sequence MLDSSTKQILNSLFDIATNIQISPNFSIQHPNYQPFSLPVTVANRFQQNSQDIQHKYLALLLRNFVHGIYYNGSLQQILSVNTQVQNYSPQKSLEANYHLGIDWDFYEQLHQHNHGNGHYDSHWQVLRIEPDHSIAVTKNNLTLYVEPECYLKKQKKSLKVGNLIDIWMPRNRLQNGYYVAVSNLGQEQQITTETNSGVGRIYFNITPLGAIALMDTLTKQLNQANIPFSFQVIYNPGNYGRYDAGVLHFERENYPVIHQILQKVYQQYQGYFSPEIPLFTKFLAPGLSLAEEPNQTFTAQESFGMNRCQIVANALLEAWEKGKNAIEQRMRIIDEHFAQHLIDIQHPYLNPNSEDIYIPLNC; translated from the coding sequence ATGTTAGATAGCTCTACCAAGCAAATTCTTAACTCTTTATTTGATATTGCCACCAATATTCAGATTTCGCCTAACTTTTCGATTCAACACCCTAATTATCAACCTTTTTCACTCCCTGTCACAGTAGCTAATAGATTTCAACAAAATTCACAAGATATACAGCATAAATATCTAGCTCTACTGTTAAGAAATTTTGTCCATGGTATCTATTACAATGGCTCACTACAACAAATTTTATCAGTAAATACTCAAGTCCAAAATTACTCACCCCAAAAGAGTTTAGAAGCAAATTATCATCTAGGCATTGATTGGGATTTTTATGAGCAATTACATCAACATAATCATGGTAATGGCCATTATGATTCCCACTGGCAAGTGTTAAGAATAGAACCAGATCATAGTATCGCCGTTACTAAAAATAACCTGACATTATATGTTGAACCGGAATGTTATCTCAAAAAGCAGAAAAAGTCTCTGAAAGTTGGGAATTTAATTGATATTTGGATGCCTAGAAATCGCCTTCAAAATGGTTATTATGTAGCAGTTAGTAATTTAGGACAGGAACAGCAAATTACAACAGAAACGAACTCAGGAGTGGGGAGAATTTATTTTAATATCACTCCGTTAGGTGCAATCGCTCTCATGGATACCCTCACAAAACAACTTAATCAAGCTAACATTCCTTTTAGTTTCCAAGTTATTTATAACCCTGGTAACTATGGACGTTATGACGCTGGTGTACTTCACTTTGAAAGAGAAAATTATCCAGTAATTCATCAAATTCTTCAGAAAGTTTATCAACAATATCAAGGTTATTTTTCTCCAGAAATTCCCCTATTTACCAAATTTTTAGCCCCAGGACTGAGTTTAGCAGAAGAACCAAATCAGACGTTTACAGCACAAGAAAGTTTTGGGATGAACCGTTGTCAAATTGTTGCTAATGCTTTATTGGAAGCTTGGGAAAAAGGTAAAAATGCCATTGAACAAAGGATGCGAATTATAGATGAGCATTTTGCCCAGCATTTAATTGATATTCAGCATCCCTATCTTAATCCCAATTCTGAAGATATATACATCCCTTTAAATTGTTAA
- a CDS encoding DEAD/DEAH box helicase: protein MNNNTFSQLAPFIQEYIYLNNWTELRPIQTASCEVIFNTDAHLLIAAATAAGKTEAAFLPVLTLLHENPIQTIGVLYISPIKALINDQFQRLNDLLKTADIPVYSWHGDVSQNRKNKLLKNPQGVLQITPESLESLLINKHQELPRLFADLRFIIIDEIHAFMGSERGYQIICQLQRLGNITKVQPRRIGLSATLGDYSMAEKWLSLGTEKPVITPEIEAGKRQIKLALEHFFINKDIDESDYEKYIFNITKSRKCLIFANNRTQTESIISDLRNIATNSGFPDIYHVHHGSIAVSLRQAAENAMREPNQPAVTAATLTLELGIDVGYLERVIQLESPLSVASFLQRLGRSGRRGEAADMRFICAEEKPLSEDDLPKQIPWQLLQSIAIIQLYLESRWIEPIHPIKYPLSLLYHQTMSILSARGAISPAVLAQEIFKLAPFANISQDDYKLLLRYLIDINHIQKTETGKLMIGLGGEKIVNKFQFYAVFADNQEYTVKQGNTEIGSIVIPPSVGNQFGLAGKSWEVLEVDLKKRVILVTQVEGKANGKDNMNWRGGSGNIHGRILQRMRQVLLEDTEYSYLQKNAKLRLQEVRKLTKKIGLDKQNIIQLEKNKCCIFPWMGTVGYRTLERLINCFCRESLEISSIGGVNPYYLTLKVGKDKFSDIYNEIVSLCEQRISAEHLVSHAEAPELQKYDQFIPDELLRTAFVNDYLDMEEMRNQVLKW from the coding sequence ATGAACAACAATACATTTTCTCAACTTGCACCGTTTATCCAGGAATATATCTACCTCAATAATTGGACAGAATTAAGACCCATACAAACAGCATCTTGTGAAGTTATATTTAACACAGATGCACATTTATTGATTGCTGCTGCTACTGCTGCGGGAAAAACTGAAGCTGCATTTTTACCTGTTTTAACTTTGTTACATGAAAATCCCATTCAGACTATTGGTGTATTGTATATTAGTCCGATTAAAGCTTTAATTAATGACCAATTCCAACGCCTCAATGACTTATTGAAAACCGCAGATATTCCGGTATATTCTTGGCATGGTGATGTATCTCAAAATCGTAAAAACAAACTCTTAAAAAATCCCCAAGGTGTTTTACAAATTACGCCAGAATCTTTAGAAAGCTTACTAATTAATAAACATCAAGAACTACCTAGATTATTTGCTGATTTACGATTTATCATCATTGATGAAATTCACGCTTTTATGGGTTCAGAAAGAGGTTATCAAATTATTTGTCAATTACAAAGATTAGGTAATATAACTAAAGTTCAACCCAGAAGGATTGGATTATCAGCAACACTTGGTGATTATTCTATGGCAGAAAAATGGTTAAGTTTAGGAACAGAAAAGCCAGTAATTACTCCAGAAATAGAAGCAGGAAAACGACAAATTAAATTAGCATTAGAACATTTTTTTATTAATAAAGATATTGATGAATCAGATTACGAAAAATATATTTTTAACATCACTAAATCCCGTAAATGTTTAATATTTGCTAACAACCGCACTCAAACAGAATCTATTATTTCTGATTTACGGAATATAGCCACAAATTCAGGATTCCCAGACATATATCATGTTCATCATGGTAGTATTGCTGTTAGTTTACGACAAGCTGCGGAAAATGCTATGCGTGAACCTAATCAACCTGCGGTGACAGCTGCAACTTTAACCTTAGAATTAGGCATAGATGTTGGTTATTTAGAGAGAGTAATTCAATTAGAATCACCCTTATCTGTGGCTAGTTTTTTACAAAGATTAGGACGCAGTGGAAGAAGGGGTGAAGCTGCGGATATGCGGTTTATTTGTGCTGAAGAAAAACCTTTGTCAGAAGATGATTTACCCAAACAAATACCCTGGCAACTTTTACAATCTATTGCAATTATTCAACTTTATTTAGAATCACGGTGGATAGAACCAATTCACCCAATTAAATATCCTTTGAGTTTACTTTATCATCAAACCATGAGTATTTTATCTGCAAGGGGAGCAATTTCACCTGCGGTTTTAGCTCAAGAAATTTTTAAATTAGCCCCATTTGCTAATATTTCCCAGGATGATTATAAGTTATTACTCAGATATTTAATTGATATTAATCATATTCAAAAAACAGAAACTGGTAAATTAATGATTGGTTTAGGTGGAGAAAAAATAGTTAATAAATTTCAGTTTTATGCTGTGTTTGCAGATAATCAAGAATATACTGTAAAACAAGGAAATACAGAAATTGGTAGTATTGTTATTCCTCCATCTGTAGGTAATCAATTTGGGTTAGCTGGTAAGAGTTGGGAAGTTTTGGAAGTTGACTTAAAGAAAAGGGTGATTTTGGTTACACAAGTTGAAGGTAAAGCTAATGGTAAAGATAATATGAATTGGCGTGGTGGAAGTGGTAATATTCATGGTCGAATTTTACAAAGAATGCGTCAGGTTTTGTTAGAAGATACAGAATATAGTTATTTACAAAAAAATGCTAAATTGCGTTTGCAGGAAGTGAGGAAATTAACTAAAAAAATAGGATTAGATAAACAAAATATCATTCAGTTGGAAAAAAATAAATGTTGTATTTTCCCTTGGATGGGTACGGTAGGTTATCGGACTTTAGAAAGGTTGATTAATTGTTTTTGTCGAGAGTCGTTAGAAATTAGTAGTATTGGGGGTGTAAATCCCTATTATTTGACTTTAAAAGTAGGTAAGGATAAGTTTTCTGATATTTATAATGAAATTGTTTCTTTATGTGAGCAGAGAATTAGCGCAGAACACTTAGTTAGTCATGCAGAAGCACCAGAATTACAAAAGTATGATCAATTTATTCCTGATGAGTTATTAAGGACAGCTTTTGTGAATGATTACTTGGATATGGAGGAGATGAGAAATCAGGTTTTAAAGTGGTAA
- a CDS encoding tellurite resistance TerB C-terminal domain-containing protein, with amino-acid sequence MTLITTNSHQGTTIKTSKMQSGAVSNRVILGIAAFSVSFGLSLVPNWDITQALITGIITVLATYSAALFVDKRRRNYELLVLNSLHRKIRELEGLKYRIVREIQQVEQHKIILYTESQNLQNQIIDSRNQRDSIHRDLGSFAAQKKQLEVEILHLKTELEQINNNTAELKQYCSDLAAEKRRLEVNCNVSRAEVNQTQAQIEALKQEKQEIENNLILSNRLKPQLEEKLHELRVEVETLETKIFTQTNSLQDTIKNQEVIANNIKKLQENRQLQTEEINQLQNQISLLQDERDSLQNEVWELLQNLENLSQEQSNEYLPENEIELFPFDELLEVTEPHQNSNENLPPEWNKFLDNVESHQIKILKAIVQQDDTKAVLKQIAETQITMPNLLIDSINEIADNTIGELILETSEETPEIYPEHLLKVREIIKIYDQSVR; translated from the coding sequence ATGACTTTAATTACTACTAATTCCCATCAGGGTACTACGATCAAAACCAGCAAAATGCAATCAGGAGCAGTCAGCAATAGAGTAATTTTAGGTATAGCTGCCTTCAGCGTAAGTTTTGGTTTAAGTCTTGTCCCTAATTGGGATATTACACAAGCCTTAATCACAGGTATAATTACCGTATTAGCAACCTATTCAGCCGCCCTATTTGTTGATAAGAGACGCAGAAACTATGAGCTACTTGTTTTAAATTCCCTCCATAGAAAAATCCGAGAGCTAGAAGGTTTAAAATATCGAATTGTTAGAGAAATTCAGCAAGTAGAACAGCATAAAATCATTCTCTACACAGAATCACAAAATCTACAAAATCAAATTATAGACTCTCGGAATCAAAGAGATAGTATTCATAGAGACTTAGGTAGTTTTGCCGCACAAAAAAAGCAATTAGAAGTAGAGATACTTCATCTAAAAACCGAACTAGAACAAATAAATAATAATACCGCAGAACTTAAACAATACTGTTCTGATCTAGCGGCAGAAAAACGCCGTCTAGAAGTTAATTGTAACGTCTCCCGTGCCGAAGTAAATCAAACGCAAGCTCAAATTGAAGCCCTTAAACAAGAAAAACAAGAAATTGAAAACAATCTAATTTTATCTAATAGACTCAAACCCCAACTAGAAGAAAAACTTCATGAATTACGTGTAGAAGTTGAAACATTAGAGACTAAAATATTTACTCAAACCAACTCGCTACAAGATACTATAAAAAATCAGGAAGTCATAGCAAATAACATCAAAAAATTACAAGAAAATAGACAATTACAAACAGAAGAAATAAACCAATTACAAAATCAAATTTCCTTACTACAAGATGAGCGAGATTCATTACAAAACGAAGTATGGGAGCTACTACAAAACTTAGAAAATCTAAGTCAAGAACAATCCAACGAATATTTACCAGAAAATGAAATTGAACTATTTCCCTTTGATGAACTTTTAGAAGTAACAGAACCTCATCAAAACAGTAATGAAAACTTACCCCCAGAATGGAATAAATTTTTAGATAACGTAGAATCTCATCAAATCAAAATATTAAAAGCCATAGTTCAGCAAGATGATACCAAAGCAGTGCTTAAACAAATTGCAGAAACACAAATAACCATGCCAAACCTGCTGATAGATTCTATTAATGAAATAGCTGACAATACCATCGGAGAACTCATCCTAGAAACCAGTGAAGAAACACCAGAAATTTATCCAGAACATTTGCTAAAAGTGCGAGAAATCATCAAAATTTATGACCAATCAGTAAGGTAA
- a CDS encoding aminoglycoside phosphotransferase family protein — protein sequence MRLSLSSENVIQYLQNAGLYSVEDGALYEHEWLGSGRNNRNLLVKLADDHQLLVKQENHTHADSSTHEFFNEWLFHELLQKFPVLGNISAISSSLLHFDLENSLLIRNYFSEYMELEKFYENNGIFPLEIANAIGATLAGLHRSTCQKREYRDFMDTAPQGEFRYRYYNPAQGISSINQDIFGKIPTEALKFHAIYQQYESLESAIADLAYEWKPCCLTHNDLQLNNILLHSRWQQLDNCLVKFIDWEACAWGDPAFDLGTLLASYIKVWLSSLVTDPSLELEESLHLAIIPLEVIQPSILAVIRTYIHNFPMILDYHQDFILRVIQFTGLALTHHIQNAMEYHKYFDNRHLCMLEVAKSLLTMPEQAVLTIFGSSLSEILQPITGFKTTTQPTQEKQLLRIYYEKTRLRGC from the coding sequence ATGAGATTATCACTGTCTTCTGAAAATGTTATCCAGTATCTGCAAAATGCAGGTCTGTATAGCGTAGAAGATGGGGCATTATATGAACATGAATGGTTAGGAAGTGGCAGGAACAATCGGAATTTACTGGTAAAACTAGCAGATGATCATCAACTACTGGTTAAACAAGAAAATCACACCCATGCTGATAGCAGCACCCATGAATTTTTTAATGAGTGGCTATTTCATGAATTACTCCAGAAATTCCCAGTTCTTGGTAACATCTCCGCAATATCGTCATCATTGCTCCATTTTGATCTAGAAAATTCTCTCCTCATCCGTAACTACTTCAGTGAGTACATGGAATTGGAGAAATTTTATGAAAATAACGGTATTTTCCCTCTGGAAATTGCTAACGCCATCGGTGCTACATTAGCAGGATTACATCGTTCCACCTGCCAAAAAAGAGAGTACCGTGATTTCATGGATACTGCTCCCCAGGGAGAATTTCGTTATCGTTATTACAACCCTGCTCAGGGAATAAGTTCCATTAATCAAGACATTTTTGGTAAGATTCCCACCGAAGCACTTAAATTTCATGCTATTTATCAGCAATATGAAAGTTTAGAATCAGCGATCGCTGACTTAGCTTATGAATGGAAACCTTGTTGTTTAACTCACAACGATTTACAGTTAAACAATATTTTACTTCATTCCCGTTGGCAACAACTAGATAATTGTTTAGTGAAGTTTATAGATTGGGAAGCTTGCGCTTGGGGAGATCCAGCTTTTGACTTGGGTACTTTATTAGCCAGTTATATCAAAGTTTGGCTATCTAGTTTAGTTACAGATCCCAGTTTAGAATTAGAAGAATCTCTACATTTAGCAATCATCCCTTTAGAGGTGATTCAACCTTCAATTTTGGCAGTAATCCGCACTTATATTCATAATTTTCCTATGATTTTGGATTACCATCAGGACTTTATTTTGCGTGTAATTCAGTTCACAGGTTTAGCACTAACACATCACATTCAAAATGCGATGGAGTATCACAAATACTTTGATAATCGCCACTTATGTATGTTAGAAGTTGCTAAAAGCCTGTTAACAATGCCAGAACAAGCAGTATTAACTATTTTTGGTAGTTCTCTCTCCGAAATTCTGCAACCTATTACCGGGTTTAAAACCACCACTCAACCTACACAAGAAAAGCAACTACTCAGGATTTATTACGAAAAAACACGTCTGCGCGGTTGTTAA
- a CDS encoding thioesterase family protein yields MIFTYQRTVRFPDTDAAGVVYFANSLSICHEAYEESLRQSGINIKTFFTHPSVAFPIVHANVDFLRPMYCGDDLMISLIPQKISVDKFNIAYEITVNEVMVAKAMTRHVCIDVNSRSKQELPDEIIFWLETNRRDAEGAERRKSREEIM; encoded by the coding sequence ATGATTTTTACCTATCAAAGAACTGTGAGATTTCCAGATACTGACGCTGCTGGAGTGGTTTATTTTGCTAATAGTTTAAGTATCTGTCATGAGGCTTACGAAGAATCACTACGGCAATCTGGTATAAATATCAAAACTTTTTTTACACACCCTTCTGTTGCTTTTCCTATCGTTCACGCAAATGTAGATTTTTTACGTCCCATGTATTGCGGTGATGATTTAATGATTAGTTTAATACCACAGAAAATAAGTGTTGATAAATTTAACATTGCCTATGAAATTACCGTAAATGAGGTAATGGTTGCTAAGGCTATGACTAGGCACGTTTGTATAGATGTGAATAGTCGTAGTAAGCAGGAATTACCAGATGAGATTATTTTTTGGTTAGAAACGAACCGCAGAGACGCAGAGGGTGCAGAGAGAAGAAAGTCTAGGGAGGAGATTATGTAA